From the genome of Sphingobacterium sp. UGAL515B_05:
ATAAAGCTGGGATAGCTAAATCAAATATCAATTTTATTGGAAACAGATCTTTTAATGAAACCTTAAAATATTTGGAAATAAAGACTAATATAGCAATAATTCTACCAATTTGTGATAAACAGGATACTATACTAATTAACACAGGGTTTGTGGTAAAGTGTACACATAAAAAATCAAGAGTAACTAGTATTATGGCACTTATCATATGAACCCTAAAATAATGTTTCTCACCACCGATAGTAAGCATTAATGGTCCGTAAGCTATTAGATTAAAAAAACTTCCGATTAATTTTACCTGAAAGTAAATACTTGATGCTTGATATGCATCACCATATAAAAAAACTACTATTAGATCTGAAAAACAAAAGAAATAAATCAATATTGGATAAACTAACATTGCTGATTTCTTAAAAACTGAATGCCATATTCCTAAAATTTCATTATTCGAGCTACTTTTATTTTCAAAGACTTTCTTTGAAAATATTGGATATAATACTACAGAAGATGCAGAAATTATCATAGAGATAAAGGGCAATTCTATAGAACCATTTGAAAATTCCGCAAAAACCTCATTCCCATAATATCTACTAATAAAAAACTGATCAGTAGAACTGATAATTACCCCCCAAATACTAGCCCCCATAATAGGTAGAGTATAGGAGAAAATATTTTTATATGAAAGATTCGTGTTCCTCTTTGTTAAACCTTTTAAAGGCAAATTTTTGAAGTAAATAGCTACAACAAAGTTAATTAGAGAAGCAAAAACAAACCCAATAATTGCATGCTTAACTGTTCCTTTAAATAGAATTACTGGTAAAACCACACATATCAACATAAACACTTTCGACAAAATATTATAGATTGCTAAAAATTTAGTCTTTCTGTATGTTGATAATATACCGTCTAATCCCATGGTAGGAAGCATTAAAAAAGGTACTATACTAAAAATTTTCAATAAATCATTTAACTCTTCATTACCCAAAAACTTTGAAATATACTCTGATAAAAAATATATAACAAAACCAAAAAGCGCTCCATTTAAGAATAAAATTGAATTCAATTTATTAATAATAGTTTTTGCCTCCTCTTTATCAAATCGAGGCAAGAAATAACTGAAGGCCTTTGGAACTCCTAAGGTAAAAGCGATAGTTAATGAATTGTATACATATATTACTTGTTTATAGGTACCATACTCATCTTTTAAGAAGTAGCGACTCAAGATCATCGAACTAACGATTGTAAATCCGAATGAAGCTAAACTTCCCATCATTATCCAAAACGTTTGGACTGTATTATTTGACTCTTTTGTCATTTATTATTTTAATCAACTATTATGTATTCAACATTAATTTGCATTATTTTAAATTTTCAAATTTTTATAGCACTGTTCAATTTTAAATAGGAAAATAAAATTGAAGACCAAACGATAACTTTTAAAATGTTTATTTTC
Proteins encoded in this window:
- a CDS encoding oligosaccharide flippase family protein, coding for MTKESNNTVQTFWIMMGSLASFGFTIVSSMILSRYFLKDEYGTYKQVIYVYNSLTIAFTLGVPKAFSYFLPRFDKEEAKTIINKLNSILFLNGALFGFVIYFLSEYISKFLGNEELNDLLKIFSIVPFLMLPTMGLDGILSTYRKTKFLAIYNILSKVFMLICVVLPVILFKGTVKHAIIGFVFASLINFVVAIYFKNLPLKGLTKRNTNLSYKNIFSYTLPIMGASIWGVIISSTDQFFISRYYGNEVFAEFSNGSIELPFISMIISASSVVLYPIFSKKVFENKSSSNNEILGIWHSVFKKSAMLVYPILIYFFCFSDLIVVFLYGDAYQASSIYFQVKLIGSFFNLIAYGPLMLTIGGEKHYFRVHMISAIILVTLDFLCVHFTTNPVLISIVSCLSQIGRIIAILVFISKYFKVSLKDLFPIKLIFDLAIPALSFLFLFRYLISFIKLENFAVIIIGSLLYLIFFILWSRYRNIDYLSIVKPLMKKYR